One Equus caballus isolate H_3958 breed thoroughbred chromosome 14, TB-T2T, whole genome shotgun sequence DNA segment encodes these proteins:
- the HARS1 gene encoding histidine--tRNA ligase, cytoplasmic isoform X1: protein MAERAALEELVRLQGERVRGLKQQKASAEQIEEEVAKLLKLKAQLGPDEGKQKFVLKTPKGTRDYSPRQMAVREKVFDVIISCFKRHGAEVIDTPVFELKETLTGKYGEDSKLIYDLKDQGGELLSLRYDLTVPFARYLAMNKLTNIKRYHIAKVYRRDNPAMTRGRYREFYQCDFDIAGQFDPMIPDAECLKIMCEILSSLQIGDFLVKVNDRRILDGMFAICGVPDSKFRTICSSVDKLDKVSWEEVKNEMVGEKGLAPEVADRIGDYVQQHGGVSLVEQLLQDPELSQNKQALEGLGDLKLLFEYLTLLGIADKISFDLSLARGLDYYTGVIYEAVLLQSPAQAGEEPLGVGSVAAGGRYDGLVGMFDPKGRKVPCVGLSIGVERIFSIVEQRLEALEEKVRTTETQVLVASAQKKLLEERLKLVSELWDAGIKAELLYKKNPKLLNQLQYCEEAGIPLVAIIGEQELKDGVIKLRSVASREEVDIRREDLVEEIKRRTSEPLCTC, encoded by the exons ATGGCGGAGCGTGCGGCGCTGGAGGAGCTGGTGCGACTGCAGGGAGAGCGCGTGCGGGGCCTTAAGCAGCAGAAGGCCAGCGCCGAGCAG ATCGAAGAGGAGGTGGCAAAACTACTGAAACTGAAGGCACAGCTGGGCCCTGATGAAGGGAAACAGAAGTTTGTGCTCAAAACCCCCAAG GGCACAAGAGACTACAGTCCCCGGCAGATGGCAGTTCGGGAGAAGGTGTTTGATGTAATCATCAGCTGCTTCAAGCGCCATGGTGCAGAAGTAATTGACACACCTGTGTTTGAACTAAAG GAAACACTGACTGGAAAGTATGGAGAAGACTCTAAGCTTATCTATGACCTGAAGGACCAGGGTGGGGAGCTGCTGTCCCTTCGCTATGACCTCACT GTTCCTTTCGCTCGATATTTGGCAATGAATAAACTGACCAACATTAAACGCTACCACATAGCCAAAGTGTATCGGCGGGATAACCCAGCCATGACCCGCGGCCGGTATCGGGAATTCTACCAGTGT GATTTTGACATTGCTGGGCAATTTGACCCCATGATCCCTGATGCGGAGTGCCTGAAGATCATGTGTGAGATCCTGAGCTCACTTCAGATAGGCGACTTCCTGGTCAAG GTGAATGATCGGCGCATCCTAGATGGGATGTTTGCCATCTGTGGTGTTCCGGATAGCAAGTTTCGCACCATCTGCTCCTCAGTGGACAAGCTGGACAAG GTGTCCTGGGAGGAAGTAAAGAATGAGATGGTGGGAGAGAAGGGCCTCGCACCAGAGGTGGCCGACCGCATTGGGGACTACGTCCAGCAGCATG GTGGCGTATCCTTGGTGGAACAGCTGCTCCAAGATCCTGAACTGTCCCAAAACAAGCAGGCCTTGGAGGGTCTGGGAGACCTGAAGCTACTGTTTGAGTACCTCACCCTGCTTGGCATTGCTGACAAG ATATCCTTTGACCTGAGCCTTGCTCGAGGGCTGGACTACTATACTGGGGTGATCTATGAGGCAGTGCTGCTACAGTCCCCAGCCCAGGCAGGGGAAGAGCCCCTTGGTGTGGGCAGTGTGGCCGCTGGAGGGCGCTATGATGGGCTGGTGGGCATGTTCGACCCCAAAGGGCGCAAGGTGCCTTGTGTAGGACTCAGCATTGGGGTGGAGCGGATCTTCTCCATCGTGGAGCAAAGGCTAGAG gctTTGGAGGAGAAGGTACGGACCACAGAGACACAGGTGCTTGTTGCATCTGCACAGAAGAAGCTGCTGGAGGAGAGACTGAAGCTTGTCTCGGAGCTATGGGATGCTGGAATCAAG GCAGAGCTGCTCTACAAGAAGAACCCGAAGTTACTGAACCAGTTGCAATACTGTGaggaggcaggcatcccactagTGGCCATCATCGGTGAGCAGGAGCTCAAGGACGGGGTCATCAAGCTCCGTTCAGTGGCCAGCAGGGAAGAG GTGGACATCCGAAGAGAAGACCTTGTGGAGGAAATCAAAAGGAGAACAAGCGAGCCCCTCTGTACATGCTGA
- the HARS1 gene encoding histidine--tRNA ligase, cytoplasmic isoform X2, translating into MAVREKVFDVIISCFKRHGAEVIDTPVFELKETLTGKYGEDSKLIYDLKDQGGELLSLRYDLTVPFARYLAMNKLTNIKRYHIAKVYRRDNPAMTRGRYREFYQCDFDIAGQFDPMIPDAECLKIMCEILSSLQIGDFLVKVNDRRILDGMFAICGVPDSKFRTICSSVDKLDKVSWEEVKNEMVGEKGLAPEVADRIGDYVQQHGGVSLVEQLLQDPELSQNKQALEGLGDLKLLFEYLTLLGIADKISFDLSLARGLDYYTGVIYEAVLLQSPAQAGEEPLGVGSVAAGGRYDGLVGMFDPKGRKVPCVGLSIGVERIFSIVEQRLEALEEKVRTTETQVLVASAQKKLLEERLKLVSELWDAGIKAELLYKKNPKLLNQLQYCEEAGIPLVAIIGEQELKDGVIKLRSVASREEVDIRREDLVEEIKRRTSEPLCTC; encoded by the exons ATGGCAGTTCGGGAGAAGGTGTTTGATGTAATCATCAGCTGCTTCAAGCGCCATGGTGCAGAAGTAATTGACACACCTGTGTTTGAACTAAAG GAAACACTGACTGGAAAGTATGGAGAAGACTCTAAGCTTATCTATGACCTGAAGGACCAGGGTGGGGAGCTGCTGTCCCTTCGCTATGACCTCACT GTTCCTTTCGCTCGATATTTGGCAATGAATAAACTGACCAACATTAAACGCTACCACATAGCCAAAGTGTATCGGCGGGATAACCCAGCCATGACCCGCGGCCGGTATCGGGAATTCTACCAGTGT GATTTTGACATTGCTGGGCAATTTGACCCCATGATCCCTGATGCGGAGTGCCTGAAGATCATGTGTGAGATCCTGAGCTCACTTCAGATAGGCGACTTCCTGGTCAAG GTGAATGATCGGCGCATCCTAGATGGGATGTTTGCCATCTGTGGTGTTCCGGATAGCAAGTTTCGCACCATCTGCTCCTCAGTGGACAAGCTGGACAAG GTGTCCTGGGAGGAAGTAAAGAATGAGATGGTGGGAGAGAAGGGCCTCGCACCAGAGGTGGCCGACCGCATTGGGGACTACGTCCAGCAGCATG GTGGCGTATCCTTGGTGGAACAGCTGCTCCAAGATCCTGAACTGTCCCAAAACAAGCAGGCCTTGGAGGGTCTGGGAGACCTGAAGCTACTGTTTGAGTACCTCACCCTGCTTGGCATTGCTGACAAG ATATCCTTTGACCTGAGCCTTGCTCGAGGGCTGGACTACTATACTGGGGTGATCTATGAGGCAGTGCTGCTACAGTCCCCAGCCCAGGCAGGGGAAGAGCCCCTTGGTGTGGGCAGTGTGGCCGCTGGAGGGCGCTATGATGGGCTGGTGGGCATGTTCGACCCCAAAGGGCGCAAGGTGCCTTGTGTAGGACTCAGCATTGGGGTGGAGCGGATCTTCTCCATCGTGGAGCAAAGGCTAGAG gctTTGGAGGAGAAGGTACGGACCACAGAGACACAGGTGCTTGTTGCATCTGCACAGAAGAAGCTGCTGGAGGAGAGACTGAAGCTTGTCTCGGAGCTATGGGATGCTGGAATCAAG GCAGAGCTGCTCTACAAGAAGAACCCGAAGTTACTGAACCAGTTGCAATACTGTGaggaggcaggcatcccactagTGGCCATCATCGGTGAGCAGGAGCTCAAGGACGGGGTCATCAAGCTCCGTTCAGTGGCCAGCAGGGAAGAG GTGGACATCCGAAGAGAAGACCTTGTGGAGGAAATCAAAAGGAGAACAAGCGAGCCCCTCTGTACATGCTGA
- the DND1 gene encoding dead end protein homolog 1 isoform X1, whose amino-acid sequence MAVYYAIFHRRPWGHSPACAPGLQGLGQRWSSPQDPTPDGGSAPHNPSPKLWCERVNPENKAALEAWVRETGIRLVQVNGQRKYGGPPPGWVGSPPPAGSEVFIGRLPQDVYEHQLIPLFQRVGRLYEFRLMMTFSGLNRGFAYARYSSRRGAQAAIATLHNHPLRPSCPLLVCRSTEKCELSVDGLPPALSRRALLLALQPLGPGLQEALLLPSPGPASAQIALLKFSSHRAAAMAKKALVEGQSRLCGEQVAVEWLKPDLKQRLRQQFVGPSLQCLQPESSRLALARDRLESQGARAALQLLCQRMKLGSPVFLTKCLGTGPAGWHRFWYQVVIPGHPVPFSGLIWVVLAPDGQDGHEVAKDAVSTRLLEALSESGASLLWSAGAEAGTVVKQ is encoded by the exons ATGGCCGTGTACTATGCCATTTTCCATAGGAGGCCCTGGGGGCATAGTCCAGCCTGTGCTCCTGGGCTACAAGGACTGGGCCAGAGGTGGTCTTCTCCGCAGGACCCTACGCCAGATGGAGGGAGTGCTCCCCACAACCCGTCGCCAAAG CTGTGGTGCGAGAGGGTGAATCCAGAGAACAAGGCGGCGCTGGAGGCGTGGGTCCGGGAGACCGGCATCCGCCTGGTGCAGGTGAACGGGCAGAGGAAGTATGGCGGGCCACCCCCAG gcTGGGTGGGCAGCCCGCCGCCGGCCGGGTCAGAGGTGTTTATCGGGCGGCTGCCCCAGGACGTGTACGAGCACCAGCTGATCCCACTGTTCCAGCGCGTGGGCCGCCTCTACGAGTTCCGCCTGATGATGACCTTCAGCGGCCTGAACCGCGGCTTCGCCTACGCCCGCTACAGCTCGCGGCGCGGCGCCCAGGCCGCCATCGCCACGCTGCACAACCACCCGCTGCGGCCCTCCTGCCCGCTGCTCGTGTGCCGCAGCACCGAGAAGTGCGAGCTGAGCGTGGACGGGCTGCCGCCCGCCCTGAGCCGCCGCGCGCTGCTGCTCGCGCTGCAGCCGCTCGGGCCCGGCCTGCAGGAAGCgctgctgctgcccagccccGGGCCGGCGTCCGCGCAGATCGCGCTGCTCAAGTTCAGCTCGCACCGCGCCGCCGCCATGGCCAAAAAGGCCCTGGTGGAAG GGCAGTCACGCCTCTGTGGAGAGCAGGTGGCTGTGGAGTGGCTCAAGCCAGACCTGAAGCAGCGGCTGCGCCAGCAGTTTGTGGGTCCCTCACTGCAGTGCCTACAGCCAGAGAGCAGCCGACTGGCTCTGGCCAGGGACAGGCTAGAGTCCCAAGGGGCTCGGGCTGCCCTGCAGCTGCTGTGCCAACGGATGAAGCTGGGGAGCCCAGTGTTCCTCACCAAGTGTTTGGGCACAGGCCCTGCTGGCTGGCACCGCTTCTGGTACCAGGTGGTGATCCCTGGGCATCCAGTGCCCTTTAGCGGCCTCATCTGGGTTGTGCTGGCCCCAGATGGGCAGGATGGGCATGAGGTGGCCAAGGATGCTGTGTCTACACGGCTGCTGGAGGCACTGAGTGAGTCTGGGGCTAGCCTCCTGTGGTCTGCTGGGGCTGAGGCAGGTACTGTGGTTAAGCAGTGA
- the DND1 gene encoding dead end protein homolog 1 isoform X2 — MQSKRECELWCERVNPENKAALEAWVRETGIRLVQVNGQRKYGGPPPGWVGSPPPAGSEVFIGRLPQDVYEHQLIPLFQRVGRLYEFRLMMTFSGLNRGFAYARYSSRRGAQAAIATLHNHPLRPSCPLLVCRSTEKCELSVDGLPPALSRRALLLALQPLGPGLQEALLLPSPGPASAQIALLKFSSHRAAAMAKKALVEGQSRLCGEQVAVEWLKPDLKQRLRQQFVGPSLQCLQPESSRLALARDRLESQGARAALQLLCQRMKLGSPVFLTKCLGTGPAGWHRFWYQVVIPGHPVPFSGLIWVVLAPDGQDGHEVAKDAVSTRLLEALSESGASLLWSAGAEAGTVVKQ, encoded by the exons ATGCAGTCCAAGCGGGAGTGTGAG CTGTGGTGCGAGAGGGTGAATCCAGAGAACAAGGCGGCGCTGGAGGCGTGGGTCCGGGAGACCGGCATCCGCCTGGTGCAGGTGAACGGGCAGAGGAAGTATGGCGGGCCACCCCCAG gcTGGGTGGGCAGCCCGCCGCCGGCCGGGTCAGAGGTGTTTATCGGGCGGCTGCCCCAGGACGTGTACGAGCACCAGCTGATCCCACTGTTCCAGCGCGTGGGCCGCCTCTACGAGTTCCGCCTGATGATGACCTTCAGCGGCCTGAACCGCGGCTTCGCCTACGCCCGCTACAGCTCGCGGCGCGGCGCCCAGGCCGCCATCGCCACGCTGCACAACCACCCGCTGCGGCCCTCCTGCCCGCTGCTCGTGTGCCGCAGCACCGAGAAGTGCGAGCTGAGCGTGGACGGGCTGCCGCCCGCCCTGAGCCGCCGCGCGCTGCTGCTCGCGCTGCAGCCGCTCGGGCCCGGCCTGCAGGAAGCgctgctgctgcccagccccGGGCCGGCGTCCGCGCAGATCGCGCTGCTCAAGTTCAGCTCGCACCGCGCCGCCGCCATGGCCAAAAAGGCCCTGGTGGAAG GGCAGTCACGCCTCTGTGGAGAGCAGGTGGCTGTGGAGTGGCTCAAGCCAGACCTGAAGCAGCGGCTGCGCCAGCAGTTTGTGGGTCCCTCACTGCAGTGCCTACAGCCAGAGAGCAGCCGACTGGCTCTGGCCAGGGACAGGCTAGAGTCCCAAGGGGCTCGGGCTGCCCTGCAGCTGCTGTGCCAACGGATGAAGCTGGGGAGCCCAGTGTTCCTCACCAAGTGTTTGGGCACAGGCCCTGCTGGCTGGCACCGCTTCTGGTACCAGGTGGTGATCCCTGGGCATCCAGTGCCCTTTAGCGGCCTCATCTGGGTTGTGCTGGCCCCAGATGGGCAGGATGGGCATGAGGTGGCCAAGGATGCTGTGTCTACACGGCTGCTGGAGGCACTGAGTGAGTCTGGGGCTAGCCTCCTGTGGTCTGCTGGGGCTGAGGCAGGTACTGTGGTTAAGCAGTGA
- the WDR55 gene encoding WD repeat-containing protein 55 — MDRTCEERPAQDGSDEEDPDSTEAPVRIRDTPEDIVLEAPASGLAFHPARDLLAAGDVDGDVFVFSYSQQEGETKELWSSGHHLKSCRAVVFSEDGQKLVTVSKDKAIHVLDVEQGRMERRISKAHSAPINSLLLVDENVLATGDDTGGIRLWDQRKEGPLMDVRQHEEYIADMALDPAKKLLLTASGDGCLGVFNIRRRRFELLSEPQSGDLTSVTIMKCGKKVVCGSSEGTIYLFNWNGFGATSDRFALRAESIDCMVPITENLLCTGSTDGVIRAVNILPNRVVGSVGQHAGEPVEELALSHCGRFLASSGHDQRLKFWDMAQLRAVVVDDYRRRKKKGGPLRALSSKAWSTDDFFAGLREEGEESMARDEEEESEDDSD, encoded by the exons ATGGACCGCACGTGCGAGGAGAGGCCCGCGCAGGATGGGAGCGACGAGGAGGATCCTGACTCCACGGAAGCCCCAGTCCGGATCCGGGATACTCCAGAGGACATCGTGCTGGAAGCGCCGGCTAGTGGGCTGGCGTTCCATCCTGCCCGCGACCTCCTGGCGGCGGGGGACGTGGACGGGGACGTGTTCGT CTTTTCCTACTCCCAGCAAGAGGGAGAAACCAAGGAGCTCTGGTCCTCAGGTCACCACCTCAAGTCCTGCCGAGCCGTGGTCTTCTCTGAAGATGGGCAGA AACTTGTAACTGTCTCCAAGGATAAAGCCATCCATGTTCTGGATGTGGAGCAGGGCCGAATGGAAAGACGCATTTCTAAGGCTCACAG TGCCCCCATCAACAGTCTGCTGCTGGTGGATGAGAATGTTCTGGCCACTGGGGATGACACAGGTGGCATCCGGCTCTGGGACCAGCGGAAGGAGGGCCCCTTAATGGACGTGCGGCAGCATGAGGAGTACATCGCAGACATGGCTCTGGACCCAGCCAAGAAGCTGCTGCTGACAGCCAG TGGGGACGGCTGCCTTGGTGTCTTCAACATCCGGCGACGCCGGTTTGAGctgctctcagagcctcagtctgGAGACCTGACCTCTGTCACTATCATGAAA TGTGGGAAGAAGGTAGTCTGTGGCTCCAGTGAAGGTACCATCTACCTTTTCAACTGGAATGGCTTTGGGGCCACAAGTGACCGCTTTGCCCTGAGAGCTGAGTCCATTGACTGCATGGTTCCAATCACCGAGAACCTGCTGTGCACTGGCTCCACTGACGGAGTCATCAG ggCTGTGAACATCCTGCCAAACCGAGTGGTGGGCAGTGTGGGCCAGCATGCCGGAGAGCCTGTGGAGGAGCTGGCCCTCTCTCATTGCGGCCGCTTCCTGGCCAGCAGTGGCCACGACCAGCGCCTCAAGTTTTGGGACATGGCTCAGCTGCGGGCTGTGGTGGTGGATGACTACCGTCGGCGCAAAAAAAAGGGAGGGCCGCTGCGGGCACTGAGCAGCAAGGCCTGGAGCACCGATGACTTCTTTGCAggactgagggaggagggagaggaatcCATGGCTCGAGACgaagaggaggaaagtgaggatGACAGTGACTGA
- the IK gene encoding protein Red yields the protein MPERDSEPFSNPLAPDGHDVDDPHSFHQSKLTNEDFRKLLMTPRAAPTSAPPSKSRHHEMPREYNEDEDPAARRRKKKSYYAKLRQQEIERERELAEKYRDRAKERRDGVNKDYEETELISTTANYRAVGPTAEADKSAAEKRRQLIQESKFLGGDMEHTHLVKGLDFALLQKVRAEIASKEKEEEELMEKPQKETKKDEDPENKIEFKTRLGRNVYRMLFKSKAYERNELFLPGRMAYVVDLDDEYADTDIPTTLIRSKADCPTMEAQTTLTTNDIVISKLTQILSYLRQGTRNKKLKKKDKGKLEEKKPPEADMNIFEDIGDYVPSTTKTPRDKERERYRERERDRERDRDRDRERERERDRERERDREREEEKKRHSYFEKPKVDDEPMDVDKGPGSAKELIKSINEKFAGSAGWEGTESLKKPEDKKQLGDFFGMSNSYAECYPATMDDMAVDSDEEVDYSKMDQGNKKGPLGRWDFDTQEEYSEYMNNKEALPKAAFQYGIKMSEGRKTRRFKETNDKAELDRQWKKISAIIEKRKKMEADGVEVKRPKY from the exons ATGCCAGAGCGAGATA GCGAGCCGTTCTCCAACCCTTTGGCTCCAGATGGCCACGATGTGGACGATCCTCACTCTTTCCACCA ATCAAAACTCACCAATGAAGACTTCAGGAAACTTCTTATGACCCCAAGGGCTGCACCTACTTCTGCACCGCCCTCTAAGTCACGTCACCATGA gaTGCCAAGGGAGTACAATGAGGATGAAGACCCAGCCGCacgaaggagaaaaaagaaaag TTATTATGCCAAGCTTCGCCAACaagaaattgagagagagagagaactagcAGAGAAGTACCGGGACCGTGCCAAGGAACGGCGAGATGGCGTGAACAAAGattatgaggaaactgagctgaTTAGCACCACTGCTAACTACAGAGCTGTGGGCCCCACTGCTGAGGC GGACAAATCAGctgcagagaagagaagacagtTGATCCAGGAGTCCAAATTCTTGGGTGGTGACATGGAACATACCCATTTGGTGAAAGGCTTGGATTTTGCTCTGCTTCAAAAG GTACGAGCTGAGATTGccagcaaagagaaagaggaggaagaactgATGGAAAAGCCTCAGAAGGAAACCAA gAAAGATGAGGAtcctgaaaataaaattgaatttaaaacacGTTTGG GCCGCAATGTTTACCGCATGCTCTTCAAGAGCAAAGCATATGAACGGAATGAGCTGTTTTTGCCAGGCCGCATGGCCTATGTAGTAGACCTGGATGATGAGTATGCTGACACTGACATCCCCACCACTCTTATCCGCAGCAAAGCTGATTGCCCCACCATGGAG GCCCAGACCACACTGACCACAAATGACATTGTCATCAGCAAGCTCACCCAAATCCTTTCCTACCTGAGGCAGGGTACCCGCAACAAGAAGCTCAAGAAGAAGGATAAAG GGAAGCTGGAAGAGAAGAAACCCCCCGAGGCTGACATGAA TATATTCGAAGACATTGGGGATTATGTGCCCTCCACAACCAAGACGCCTCGGGACAAGGAACGGGAGAGATACCGGGAACGGGAGCGTGATcgggaaagagacagagaccgTGACAGAGAGCGGGAGCGAGAACGAGATCGGGAACGGGAACGGGACCgcgagagagaggaggagaagaagaggcaCAGCTACTTTGAGAAGCCGAAAGTGGACGATGAG ccCATGGATGTCGACAAAG GACCTGGATCTGCCAAGGAGTTGATCAAGTCAATCAATGAAAAGTTCGCTGGGTCTGCTGGCTGGGAAGGCACTGAATC GctgaagaagccagaggacaagaAGCAACTGGGAGATTtctttggcatgtccaacagttACGCTGAGTGCTACCCAGCCAC GATGGATGACATGGCTGTGGACAGTGACGAGGAGGTGGATTATAGCAAAATGGACCAG GGTAACAAGAAAGGCCCCTTAGGCCGCTGGGACTTTGATACCCAGGAAGAATACAGCGAGTATATGAACAACAAGGAGGCTTTGCCCAA ggctGCATTCCAGTATGGCATCAAGATGTCTGAAGGGCGGAAAACCAGGCGCTTCAAGGAAACCAATGACAAGGCAGAGCTTGATCGCCAGTGGAAAAAGATTAGTGCA ATCAtcgagaagaggaagaagatggaaGCTGATGG GGTTGAAGTGAAAAGACCAAAATACTAA
- the NDUFA2 gene encoding NADH dehydrogenase [ubiquinone] 1 alpha subcomplex subunit 2, producing the protein MALAKPVSAPLRHQPIAESGGSAIGPTGEVGRKGGGGVWVSAEMAAAAASRGLRANLGLREIRIHLCQRSPGSQGVRDFIEKRYVELKKANPDLPILIRECSDVQPKLWARYAFGQEKNVSLNNFSADQVTRALENVLSGKA; encoded by the exons ATGGCATTGGCTAAACCTGTCTCCGCCCCTCTACGTCATCAGCCTATCGCGGAGAGTGGAGGGTCGGCGATTGGTCCGACTGGAGAAGTTGGCCGGAAGGGCGGGGGCGGGGTTTGGGTGTCAGCAGAgatggcggcggccgcggcgAGTCGAGGGCTCCGGGCCAACCTGGGCCTTCGTGAGATTCGCATCCACTTATGCCAGCGCTCGCCCGGCAGCCAGGGCGTCAG GGACTTCATCGAGAAACGCTATGTGGAGCTGAAGAAGGCGAACCCCGACCTGCCCATCTTAATCCGCGAGTGCTCCGATGTGCAGCCCAAGCTCTGGGCCCGCTACG CATTTGGCCAAGAGAAGAATGTCTCTTTGAACAACTTCAGTGCTGATCAGGTAACCAGAGCCCTGGAAAATGTGCTAAGTGGCAAAGCCTGA
- the TMCO6 gene encoding transmembrane and coiled-coil domain-containing protein 6 isoform X13: MCSSVLGSTLPQHMLQLLQPGPKLNFGVAVEFAWCLHYITCSQVNNALLITHGALSTLGLLLLDLAGAVQRTEDAGLELLACPVLRCLSNLLTEAAVGAVGEQMQLRDERVVAALFILLQFFLQKQPSLLPEGLWLLNNLTANSPSFCTSLLSLDLIEPLLQLLPVSNVVSLLVLTVLCNVAEKGPAYCQHLWPGPLLCSLLGTLAFSDTEVVGQSLELLQLLFLYRPEAAQAFLQQSGLQALERHEKEAQLQDRVHALQQTALHS; the protein is encoded by the exons ATGTGCAG CTCTGTCCTCGGCTCCACTCTCCCACAACACATGCTGCAACTGTTGCAACCTGGCCCAAAGCTGAACTTTGGGGTTGCTGTGGAGTTTGCCTGGTGCCTTCACTACATCACCTGCAG CCAGGTCAACAATGCCCTGCTCATCACCCATGGGGCTCTCTCCACTCTCGGGCTACTTCTGTTGGACTTGGCTGGGGCTGTCCAGAGAACTGAGGATGCAGGACTGGAGCTG CTGGCATGCCCTGTGCTTCGGTGTCTAAGCAACTTGTTAACAGAGGCAGCGGTGGGGGCTGTGGGAGAGCAGATGCAGCTCAGAGATGAGCGTGTTGTGGCAGCCTTATTTATCCTTCTGCAGTTCTTTCTCCAGAAACAGCCCAGCCTACTTCCTGAGGGCCTCTGGCTCCTTAACAACCTCACTG CAAACAGTCCCAGTTTCTGTACCTCCTTGCTCTCCCTGGATCTGATTGAGCCCCTCTTACAGTTGTTGCCAGTATCTAATGTGGTGAGCTTATTG GTGCTCACAGTTCTTTGCAACGTTGCAGAGAAGGGTCCTGCTTACTGCCAGCATCTGTGGCCAGggcctctgctctgctccttgCTGGGCACACTGGCCTTCTCTGACACTGAAGTAGTAGGCCAGAGTTTGGAGCTGCTGCAACTGCTGTTCCTCTATCGGCCAGAG GCTGCCCAGGCCTTCCTACAGCAGTCAGGGCTGCAGGCCCTGGAAAGGCATGAGAAGGAGGCACAGCTCCAGGATCGTGTGCATGCTCTCCAGCAGACAGCTCTTCACAG CTAA
- the TMCO6 gene encoding transmembrane and coiled-coil domain-containing protein 6 isoform X14 → MLQLLQPGPKLNFGVAVEFAWCLHYITCSQVNNALLITHGALSTLGLLLLDLAGAVQRTEDAGLELLACPVLRCLSNLLTEAAVGAVGEQMQLRDERVVAALFILLQFFLQKQPSLLPEGLWLLNNLTANSPSFCTSLLSLDLIEPLLQLLPVSNVVSLLVLTVLCNVAEKGPAYCQHLWPGPLLCSLLGTLAFSDTEVVGQSLELLQLLFLYRPEAAQAFLQQSGLQALERHEKEAQLQDRVHALQQTALHS, encoded by the exons ATGCTGCAACTGTTGCAACCTGGCCCAAAGCTGAACTTTGGGGTTGCTGTGGAGTTTGCCTGGTGCCTTCACTACATCACCTGCAG CCAGGTCAACAATGCCCTGCTCATCACCCATGGGGCTCTCTCCACTCTCGGGCTACTTCTGTTGGACTTGGCTGGGGCTGTCCAGAGAACTGAGGATGCAGGACTGGAGCTG CTGGCATGCCCTGTGCTTCGGTGTCTAAGCAACTTGTTAACAGAGGCAGCGGTGGGGGCTGTGGGAGAGCAGATGCAGCTCAGAGATGAGCGTGTTGTGGCAGCCTTATTTATCCTTCTGCAGTTCTTTCTCCAGAAACAGCCCAGCCTACTTCCTGAGGGCCTCTGGCTCCTTAACAACCTCACTG CAAACAGTCCCAGTTTCTGTACCTCCTTGCTCTCCCTGGATCTGATTGAGCCCCTCTTACAGTTGTTGCCAGTATCTAATGTGGTGAGCTTATTG GTGCTCACAGTTCTTTGCAACGTTGCAGAGAAGGGTCCTGCTTACTGCCAGCATCTGTGGCCAGggcctctgctctgctccttgCTGGGCACACTGGCCTTCTCTGACACTGAAGTAGTAGGCCAGAGTTTGGAGCTGCTGCAACTGCTGTTCCTCTATCGGCCAGAG GCTGCCCAGGCCTTCCTACAGCAGTCAGGGCTGCAGGCCCTGGAAAGGCATGAGAAGGAGGCACAGCTCCAGGATCGTGTGCATGCTCTCCAGCAGACAGCTCTTCACAG CTAA